In Spirochaetaceae bacterium, a genomic segment contains:
- a CDS encoding ABC transporter permease subunit: MKSPDAISAAGAPAHARVNWGARWRLMRRYKLIYLLLLPAAAYFVLFQYGPMYGIQIAFKDFKLLKGIWASEWVGFEHFVAMFGAPRFWQVLRNTVVISVLKLLFGFPAPILFAIMLNELIGVRFKKSVQTISYLPHFISWVVLAGIVYEVLSPSLGIVNQMIEATGGRPHNFMADSDWFVGVVVISYVWQTFGWGSIIYLAALAGIDPQLYEAAQIDGASRLQRTMRITIPSLYPVMVIVFLLRVGNLLEVGFDQIFNLQNPTIYDTGDIIETYTYRKGIIQQDWSYASAVGLFNNTVGLILLLVVNRFTRVAREFGF; encoded by the coding sequence ATGAAATCGCCGGACGCGATATCGGCGGCGGGGGCGCCGGCGCATGCCCGGGTGAATTGGGGTGCGCGCTGGCGCCTGATGCGCCGCTACAAGCTGATCTACCTGCTCCTGCTGCCGGCGGCGGCCTACTTCGTGCTGTTCCAGTACGGCCCGATGTACGGCATCCAGATCGCCTTCAAGGACTTCAAGCTGCTCAAGGGCATCTGGGCGAGCGAGTGGGTGGGGTTCGAGCACTTCGTCGCCATGTTCGGGGCGCCGCGCTTCTGGCAGGTGCTGCGCAACACCGTGGTGATCAGCGTGCTCAAGCTGCTGTTCGGGTTCCCGGCGCCGATCCTGTTTGCCATCATGCTCAACGAGCTGATCGGCGTGCGCTTCAAGAAGAGCGTGCAGACCATCAGCTACCTGCCGCACTTCATCTCCTGGGTGGTGCTGGCAGGCATCGTCTACGAAGTGCTGTCGCCGTCACTCGGCATCGTCAACCAGATGATCGAGGCGACCGGCGGGCGACCGCACAACTTCATGGCCGATTCGGACTGGTTCGTAGGCGTGGTGGTGATCAGCTACGTGTGGCAGACGTTCGGCTGGGGCTCGATCATCTACCTGGCGGCGTTGGCCGGCATCGATCCGCAACTCTACGAGGCCGCCCAGATCGACGGTGCGAGCCGCCTGCAGCGCACCATGCGCATCACCATCCCGTCGCTGTACCCGGTGATGGTGATCGTGTTTCTGCTGCGCGTCGGCAACCTGCTGGAGGTGGGATTCGACCAGATCTTCAACCTGCAGAACCCTACCATCTACGACACCGGCGACATCATCGAGACCTACACCTACCGCAAGGGGATCATCCAGCAGGACTGGAGCTACGCGTCCGCCGTCGGGCTGTTCAACAACACGGTGGGGCTAATCCTGCTGCTGGTGGTGAACCGGTTCACCCGCGTGGCCCGGGAGTTCGGGTTTTGA
- a CDS encoding carbohydrate ABC transporter permease has translation MSVLRTRGERLFDALNVTVLILVSAVVVIPFWLLLVDSFSTPESVYLREFRAQLLPVSWSITAYETVLQKSAIGTAYANTLFRTVVGTVLNTLVTIAAAYAISKRRLPFIRAFTFLVVFTLFFNGGLIPRFLLVRSVGLLDSRWALIWPVLVQAYTLLIARNFMFSIPDSLEESAYIDGANEITILWRIILPLSKPIIATVALWGAVMHWNAWFDALIYVTDHTKIVLQLLLRRVLLEAQIMSMTDVDLETDTAVTEETVKAALIFISIGPIVILYPFAQKYFIRGVLIGSVKG, from the coding sequence TTGAGCGTCCTGCGCACGCGCGGCGAGCGGCTGTTCGATGCCCTCAACGTCACCGTCCTGATTCTCGTGTCGGCGGTGGTGGTGATTCCGTTCTGGCTGCTCCTGGTGGACTCGTTCAGCACCCCCGAGTCAGTATACCTGCGCGAGTTCCGCGCCCAGTTGCTGCCGGTGTCCTGGTCGATCACCGCCTACGAAACCGTGCTGCAGAAGTCCGCCATCGGCACCGCCTACGCCAACACCCTGTTCCGCACCGTGGTGGGAACAGTGCTGAACACCCTGGTGACGATTGCCGCCGCGTACGCCATCTCCAAGCGCCGGCTGCCGTTCATCCGCGCGTTCACGTTCCTGGTGGTGTTCACGCTATTCTTCAACGGCGGGCTGATTCCGCGCTTCTTGCTGGTGCGCTCCGTGGGGCTGCTCGATTCGCGCTGGGCGCTGATCTGGCCGGTGCTGGTGCAGGCCTACACGCTGCTGATCGCGCGCAACTTCATGTTCTCGATTCCCGACAGCCTGGAGGAGTCCGCCTACATCGACGGCGCCAACGAGATCACCATCCTGTGGCGCATTATCCTGCCGCTGTCCAAGCCGATCATCGCCACGGTGGCGCTGTGGGGCGCCGTGATGCACTGGAACGCCTGGTTCGACGCGCTGATCTACGTCACCGACCACACCAAGATCGTGCTGCAACTGCTGCTGCGGCGGGTGCTGCTGGAGGCGCAGATCATGTCGATGACCGATGTGGACCTGGAGACCGACACGGCGGTGACCGAGGAGACCGTGAAGGCGGCGCTGATCTTCATCAGCATCGGCCCGATCGTGATCCTGTATCCGTTCGCGCAGAAGTACTTCATCCGCGGCGTGCTGATCGGCTCGGTCAAGGGCTGA